A DNA window from Rhodothermales bacterium contains the following coding sequences:
- a CDS encoding aspartate carbamoyltransferase produces the protein DEAAKFQSGDFSDPEAIHGSAMPGLAVLQERFDEVDVALLPHRAGATLTYTATDADVIGAIHAWFDAQVADHGSHAEHADE, from the coding sequence GACGAGGCGGCCAAATTTCAGTCCGGCGACTTCTCAGACCCCGAGGCAATCCATGGATCAGCAATGCCAGGCCTGGCTGTTCTTCAGGAGCGCTTCGACGAGGTCGACGTGGCCTTACTCCCGCACCGGGCCGGCGCAACCCTGACCTATACAGCCACAGACGCTGACGTCATCGGCGCGATCCACGCCTGGTTCGACGCTCAAGTTGCCGATCACGGTTCTCACGCTGAGCACGCTGACGAGTAG